The following proteins are encoded in a genomic region of Drosophila bipectinata strain 14024-0381.07 chromosome XL, DbipHiC1v2, whole genome shotgun sequence:
- the Lgr4 gene encoding relaxin receptor 2, with amino-acid sequence MPVSIIVIMHRFSIPILLALLLALAGSAQGSSESTRTGIGTESSTLIDKKPAKEEAPARKMISFIQDSIILEPDAMDKCLDGYFHCNSTAQCVPQRANCDGTVQCDDASDEKNCDNKADNNYWDHLFRKQFFGINDNITIGDCLWRNDNFSCPCRGDQFLCRFQQLKALPDRLPQRLVATLDLTGNNFETIDVNFFNGLPDLKSLVLKFCSIREIASHAFDVLANNTLRTLYMDDNKLPHLPEHFFPEGNQLRILILARNRLETLNRNDFSNLPYLEELDLRGNLIGSFEAEVFAHLTKLERLYLNENRITRLDSLMFPRTLGNLITLSLAQNQIEDIYKQAFPFPRLQFLFLAGNRLSYIREETFCNLTNLQGLHLNENRLERFDLESFACLHNLTSLLLDGNRFQTLDPRVLQNLSSLNYIYFSWFHLCSAASQVRVCHPHGDGISSQLHLLDNQILRGSVWVMASIAVVGNLLVLLGRYFYKSRSNVEHSLYLRHLAASDFLMGIYLTLIASADINFRGEYLKYEEAWRHSSLCAFAGFLSTFSCQSSTLLLTLVTWDRLMSVTRPLKPRDTERIRIVLRLLLLWGISFGLAAAPLLPNPYFGNHFYGNNGVCLSLHIHDPYTKGWEYSALLFICINTVSLVFILFSYVRMLQAIRDSGGGMRSTHSGRENVVATRFAIIVTTDCACWLPIIVVKVAALSGCTISPDLYAWLAVLVLPVNSALNPVLYTLTTAAFKQQLRRYCHTLPSCSLVNNETRSQTQTAYESGLSVSLAHLGGGVGGGSGRKRLSHRQMSYL; translated from the exons ATGCCAGTGTCAATAATAGTGATCATGC ATCGTTTCTCCATCCCTATTCTGCTTGCCCTCCTGCTCGCACTCGCAggttccgctcaaggatcctCGGAGAGCACCCGAACCGGAATCGGAACGGAATCGAGTACATTAATCGATAAAAAGCCCGCGAAAGAGGAAGCTCCCGCCCGCAAAATGATCTCATTTATACAGGATTCGATTATCCTGGAACCCGATGCTATGGACAAGTGCCTCGATGGCTATTTCCACTGCAACAGTACGGCCCAGTGTGTGCCCCAGAGGGCCAATTGCGATGGCACTGTCCAGTGCGACGATGCCTCCGACGAGAAGAACTGCGACAACAAGGCGGACAACAACTACTGGGACCATCTTTTCCGGAAACAGTTCTTCGGCATCAATGATAACATCACAATTGGCGATTGTC TTTGGCGTAATGATAATTTCAGCTGTCCTTGTCGCGGGGATCAATTCCTTTGCCGATTCCAGCAATTGAAAGCTCTTCCGGATCGTCTGCCGCAACGCCTGGTGGCAACATT AGACCTAACAGGCAACAATTTCGAAACGATTGATGTGAACTTTTTCAATGGACTGCCGGACTTAAAGAGCTT AGTCCTGAAGTTTTGCTCTATCCGTGAGATTGCCTCGCATGCCTTTGATGTTCTGGCTAACAATACACTAAGGACACT ttatatggacgATAATAAATTGCCACATCTGCCGGAACACTTCTTTCCCGAGGGCAATCAATTGAGGATTCT AATTTTGGCACGAAACCGACTGGAGACACTAAATCGCAACGATTTTTCCAATTTGCCGTATTTGGAGGAGTT aGATTTACGCGGCAATCTAATAGGAAGCTTTGAGGCTGAGGTTTTTGCTCATTTAACCAAATTGGAAAGACT CTATCTGAATGAAAATCGTATAACAAGATTGGATTCTTTAATGTTTCCTCGAACTCTTGGGAACCTAATCACGTTGTCCTTGGCGCAGAATCAGATTGAGGATATTTATAAACAGGCTTTTCCTTTTCCACGCTTACAGTTTCT ATTTCTAGCGGGAAATCGTCTGTCTTATATAAGAGAAGAAACATTCTGTAATCTGACTAATCTGCAAGGATT GCACTTGAACGAGAACCGGCTGGAAAGGTTCGACCTGGAGTCCTTTGCCTGCCTGCATAACCTAACATCCCTGCTGTTGGATGGCAATCGTTTCCAGACACTCGATCCGCGGGTTCTACAGAATCTGAGCAGCCTGAATTACAT CTATTTCTCGTGGTTCCATTTGTGCAGTGCCGCCAGTCAGGTACGGGTCTGTCATCCACACGGCGACGGAATCAGCAGCCAACTCCACCTCCTGGACAACCAGATTCTGCGCGGCAG CGTTTGGGTAATGGCCTCCATAGCCGTGGTCGGCAATCTTCTGGTCCTCCTCGGGCGATACTTTTACAAATCGCGAAGCAACGTGGAGCACTCGTTGTACCTCCGACACCTGGCGGCCAGTGACTTCCTCATGGGCATTTACCTGACGCTGATTGCCAGTGCGGACATTAACTTTCGCGGCGAGTATCTCAAATATGAGGAGGCCTGGCGCCACAGCAGTCTATGCGCCTTTGCAG GCTTCCTGAGCACCTTCAGCTGCCAGTCGTCGACGCTGCTGCTCACCCTGGTCACCTGGGATCGTCTGATGTCGGTGACGAGACCCCTGAAGCCCCGGGACACGGAGAGGATACG CATTGTCCTGCGTCTGCTGCTCCTTTGGGGCATCAGTTTCGGCCTGGCCGCCGCCCCACTCCTTCCCAATCCCTATTTCGGCAACCACTTCTACGGCAACAATGGCGTCTGTTTATCCTTGCACATCCATGATCCTTACACGAAG GGCTGGGAGTACTCCGCCTTGCTCTTCATCTGCATCAACACCGTGTCCCTGGTCTTTATCCTCTTCTCCTACGTAAGGATGCTGCAGGCCATTCGAGACTCCGGCGGCGGCATGCGGAGCACCCACAGTGGTCGGGAGAACGTGGTGGCCACGCG ATTCGCCATAATTGTGACCACCGACTGCGCCTGCTGGTTGCCAATTATCGTCGTGAAAGTGGCAGCTCTGTCAG GTTGCACAATTTCACCGGATCTGTATGCGTGGCTGGCGGTTCTGGTTCTGCCGGTGAACTCCGCCCTCAATCCCGTGCTGTACACCCTGACAACGGCCGCCTTTAAGCAGCAACTGCGCCGCTACTGCCACACGTTGCCGAGCTGCTCCCTGGTGAACAACGAAACCCGATCCCAGACGCAGACCGCCTACGAGTCGGGCCTGAGTGTCAGCCTGGCCCACCTGGGCGGCGGAGTGGGTGGCGGGTCCGGACGGAAGAGGCTCTCCCACCGCCAGATGAGCTACCTGTAA
- the Coq5 gene encoding 2-methoxy-6-polyprenyl-1,4-benzoquinol methylase, mitochondrial encodes MQSSRSTRLLYLTRRLLQSRPASQKAAPEAPAAEGPTAGSGTGSSGEQTTHFGFQTVRESEKEQKVHEVFEQVANSYDMMNDAMSMGIHRLWKDIFVERLGPTHGMKLLDMAGGTGDISFRYLKYLANQPNPKNRISHVTVSDINQHMLDVGEERARRLGLTSERLPNASVAWKCADAEKLPFQDETFNAYTIAFGIRNCTHVDKVLTEAYRVLQPGGRFMCLEFSHLTNETMQWLYDQYSFQVIPPMGQLLAGQWQAYQYLVESIRRFPKQEQFKQMIQQAGFEHVCYENLTFGVVSIHSGFKL; translated from the exons ATGCAGAGCAGCCGCAGCACCAGACTCTTGTACCTGACCAGGCGGCTCCTCCAGAGCCGGCCCGCCTCACAGAAGGCAGCCCCAGAAGCCCCAGCGGCTGAGGGACCAACTGCCGGCTCCGGCACCGGCTCTTCCGGCGAGCAGACCACCCACTTTGGCTTCCAAACGGTGCGGGAAAGCGAAAAGGAGCAAAAAG TGCACGAGGTTTTCGAGCAAGTGGCCAACTCCTACGATATGATGAACGATGCCATGTCCATGGGCATTCACCGGCTGTGGAAGGATATCTTCGTGGAGCGCCTGGGACCCACGCATGGCATGAAGCTACTGGACATGGCCGGCGGAACGGGAGACATATCCTTCAGGTACCTGAAGTATCTCGCCAATCAGCCCAATCCCAAGAACAGGATTAGCCATGTAACCGTGTCGGACATCAACCAGCACATGTTGGACGTGGGCGAGGAGCGGGCCAGGAGACTGGGCCTGACCAGCGAACGGTTGCCAAACGCCTCGGTGGCTTGGAAGTGCGCGGACGCCGAGAAACTACCCTTCCAGGACGAGACTTTCAATGCCTATACAATAGCCTTCGGCATAAGGAATTGCACGCATGTGGACAAG GTGCTAACGGAGGCCTATCGAGTGCTGCAGCCGGGCGGTCGATTCATGTGCCTGGAGTTCAGCCACCTGACGAACGAGACCATGCAGTGGCTGTACGATCAGTACTCCTTCCAGGTGATACCGCCCATGGGGCAGCTGCTGGCGGGCCAGTGGCAGGCCTATCAGTATCTGGTGGAGAGCATAAGACGTTTCCCCAAGCAGGAGCAGTTCAAGCAGATGATCCAGCAGGCAGGATTCGAGCATGTGTGCTACGAGAACCTCACCTTCGGCGTCGTATCCATACACTCTGGCTTCAAGCTCTGA
- the LOC108128990 gene encoding uncharacterized protein, whose protein sequence is MQLLTSLVAFGLILTFSGAEAGGLRLRHTSPRSATPPAPSTTPTTTEVAVEESPVQVTESQQETEVTTGKHKRGILHGGHAPWPARTYAAHYGYSVQLPGGSAFLAAIPGHHRHHGHFVKYGHALVKPVVASGSGLLATPTGLGGAAALLPTAGAVAPALAPALAPALAPALSPALATAIPAGIATALSSGVAAATGAAIPSYVLRPGNALVSSYSVNYPHQKPLLFQAPAAVKPVHFHAPGHAHAHAHVHAVQPTYVQAFAPAAPAVPVQPVQPVQPVQAVQPIPVQPLQPLQPLQPLNPVQPLQPVQPVTPIQPVQPLQPVQPLQPVQPVQPLQPVQPLQPINPPTVTFGVPTPPAPAVDVPVVPQVPQFPQFPQFPQFPGVPTFTFQPAQPALPAQPAQPAQPAIPAAPEAPEVPQVPAIPQIPSIPQIPAIPQFPGIPQFPGFPQIPQFPQAPAAPSVPSVPAFPSAPSPPTTTQFFPAAPQPPLPQQPPTFVQPEAQFPGGIVPLPGSTPVLPESGTGIASPQIPQSPELPEPEQPAPGPARPTQQPWKPVFYQPPTESSAATPNNRPSITLLPPYGSSPAEGYLPPVGSQPSPLSSSSAGVGSQGGIFDQLTDAELEHIFAQANLAQQQHHQRNNYHHY, encoded by the exons ATGCAACTTCTTACCAGTTTAGTGGCTTTTGGCTTAATTCTTACGTTTAGTGGCGCGGAGGCTGGTGGGTTACGTCTCCGGCACACCAGCCCCCGTTCGGCCACGCCTCCTGCCCCCAGCACCACGCCCACCACCACGGAAGTGGCCGTCGAGGAGAGTCCCGTCCAAGTAACTGAGTCGCAACAGGAAACGGAAGTGACGACCGGAAAGCATAAGCGCGGAATCCTTCACGGCGGCCACGCCCCCTGGCCGGCAAGGACCTATGCCGCCCACTACGGTTACAGCGTCCAGTTGCCGGGAGGAAGCGCCTTCCTGGCGGCCATCCCTGGCCACCATCGTCATCACGGGCACTTTGTGAAGTACGGCCATGCTTTGGTGAAGCCTGTGGTGGCTTCCGGATCCGGTCTGCTGGCCACACCTACTGGACTAGGTGGCGCTGCCGCCCTCTTGCCCACCGCTGGAGCCGTGGCTCCTGCTCTAGCCCCCGCTCTGGCTCCTGCTCTGGCTCCCGCTCTGTCTCCCGCCCTGGCCACCGCCATACCCGCTGGAATCGCCACCGCCTTGTCGTCCGGAGTGGCAGCCGCCACTGGAGCAGCTATTCCCTCATATGTCCTGCGTCCTGGCAATGCCCTGGTCTCCTCCTACAGTGTCAACTATCCGCACCAGAAGCCGCTGCTCTTCCAGGCTCCAGCTGCCGTGAAACCCGTCCACTTCCACGCTCCGGGTCACGCCCATGCCCACGCCCATGTGCACGCCGTTCAG CCCACTTATGTCCAGGCCTTTGCACCTGCAGCTCCTGCCGTTCCTGTCCAGCCTGTTCAGCCGGTTCAGCCCGTCCAGGCGGTTCAGCCCATCCCGGTACAGCCTCTTCAGCCCCTCCAGCCTCTCCAGCCGTTGAATCCCGTGCAACCGCTGCAGCCAGTGCAACCTGTGACCCCCATTCAGCCCGTGCAACCTCTGCAACCGGTTCAGCCTCTTCAACCCGTCCAGCCCGTGCAACCTCTTCAGCCAGTGCAACCCCTCCAGCCCATTAACCCTCCCACAGTGACCTTTGGAGTGCCTACTCCCCCAGCTCCGGCTGTCGATGTGCCAGTGGTGCCTCAGGTGCCCCAGTTTCCACAATTCCCACAGTTCCCCCAGTTCCCTGGAGTGCCCACCTTTACTTTCCAGCCCGCCCAGCCGGCTCTGCCCGCCCAGCCTGCTCAACCGGCCCAGCCCGCCATTCCAGCTGCTCCTGAAGCTCCGGAGGTGCCCCAAGTCCCAGCAATCCCCCAGATCCCTTCTATTCCCCAAATCCCTGCTATACCCCAATTCCCAGGCATTCCCCAGTTCCCAGGCTTTCCCCAGATTCCACAATTCCCCCAAGCTCCGGCAGCGCCATCGGTTCCCTCGGTGCCCGCCTTCCCCAGTGCCCCAAGTCCGCCAACAACCACCCAGTTCTTCCCGGCTGCTCCTCAGCCACCACTGCCCCAGCAACCGCCCACTTTCGTCCAGCCGGAGGCCCAGTTTCCCGGCGGCATAGTGCCCCTGCCAGGATCCACACCCGTGCTCCCGGAATCCGGAACCGGAATAGCCTCCCCGCAGATCCCACAGAGTCCGGAGTTGCCGGAACCTGAGCAGCCGGCTCCCGGACCCGCCCGACCCACTCAGCAGCCGTGGAAGCCAGTCTTCTACCAACCGCCCACCGAATCCTCGGCAGCCACGCCCAACAATCGTCCTTCCATCACGCTCCTGCCTCCATACGGCAGCTCCCCAGCTGAAG GTTACCTGCCCCCCGTCGGCTCCCAGCCGTCTCCACTGAGCTCCAGCAGTGCCGGAGTTGGCAGCCAGGGAGGCATCTTTGATCAGCTCACCGATGCCGAGCTGGAGCACATCTTCGCCCAGGCCAACTTGgcgcagcaacagcaccaccAGAGAAACAATTACCACCACTACTGA